CTCAGTAGCTGACAACTTCAGTTTCCGGCTGTCCCAGTGCGGGAAAAGGGCATATCAAGACGTGTAGGATCTCGCTGATTCTCTTCGGAACCCACCGCAGCACATGGCGCAGTTCTTCCGAGCCGTAGCGCACCACGCTCATGGCCTTGCGGCCATGGGCCAGCACCCGGATCGGTTTCGCCTCATGCCGCCAGACGCCCACCCGCAGGCAAGCTAACCAGGCCAGGGTCACCAGCCCGAACAGTCGCTCTAACCGTCTGGGATCCGTGACTCCAGTCCGTTCCAGATCGAAGCCCCGTGACTTTTGCGAGCCAAATGTGGACTCGATGGTCCAGCGAAGCTTGTACAGCTGCCATGTTTCCCACACGTGAAAGTCCGTTGCGATGATCACCAGGTCACCTGCGGGTGACCTGGTGGCCACCACCCGCATGGATTCACCGAAAACCGTGGTCCGCTCCGCGATCATCCGGAACTGACCGGGCTGTAGCTCGCCGAACCACTCGTCTGCTGACAGTTCGTCGAGCACCGTGTCCTTCCGAATCCGAATGGCCCGGCGAATCCCTTTCCGGCGCAGGAAACGAAACCACTCGGCCCCGATGAACTCCCGGTCCGCCACCAGGCCCTTCCAGCGTCGCGCTGGAAGGGCCTCCAACAGTCTCAACACCAGC
This genomic interval from Deinococcus radiopugnans ATCC 19172 contains the following:
- a CDS encoding IS4 family transposase; protein product: MIMAQSVNHRDLGPHLPGTSSPEAKKRRVERAVHDEQLTAQVFLALLLVHLPPGKILMSVDRTTWEHGDAPLNLLVLGAVVHGFTIPLVWVALDHTGNSDTRARMWLVLRLLEALPARRWKGLVADREFIGAEWFRFLRRKGIRRAIRIRKDTVLDELSADEWFGELQPGQFRMIAERTTVFGESMRVVATRSPAGDLVIIATDFHVWETWQLYKLRWTIESTFGSQKSRGFDLERTGVTDPRRLERLFGLVTLAWLACLRVGVWRHEAKPIRVLAHGRKAMSVVRYGSEELRHVLRWVPKRISEILHVLICPFPALGQPETEVVSY